A single region of the Coraliomargarita parva genome encodes:
- a CDS encoding FMN-binding protein codes for MRRPSFQILTAICLLLLTNRSQGEDVYLAPEVFIEQCFEQAPEVQVLWLTKEYKEQIKAILGHDYPGLRIRYWRSGPKTAWILEEIGKVKPITTGFLIENESMLQMRVLIYRESHGWEVRYPFFTDQFEGLGLDEENRLDKQIDGISGATLSVNALTRLSRLALFLHKEVTR; via the coding sequence ATGCGCCGACCAAGCTTCCAGATCCTGACAGCAATCTGCCTGCTGCTTCTGACGAACCGCAGTCAGGGTGAAGACGTCTATCTGGCACCGGAAGTCTTCATCGAACAATGCTTCGAACAAGCACCGGAGGTTCAAGTGCTCTGGCTGACCAAGGAATACAAGGAGCAGATCAAGGCCATTCTCGGCCACGACTATCCCGGCCTGCGCATCCGCTACTGGCGTTCCGGTCCGAAAACCGCATGGATTCTGGAGGAAATCGGCAAAGTCAAACCGATCACCACCGGCTTCCTGATTGAGAACGAGAGCATGCTCCAAATGCGTGTACTCATCTACCGGGAAAGTCACGGCTGGGAGGTGCGTTACCCGTTCTTTACCGACCAGTTTGAAGGGCTCGGCCTGGACGAGGAAAACCGCTTGGACAAGCAGATCGACGGCATCAGCGGTGCCACTCTCTCGGTCAATGCCCTCACCCGCCTGTCGCGCCTTGCGCTGTTCCTACACAAGGAGGTCACCCGATGA
- a CDS encoding FAD:protein FMN transferase — MAAQVTPALDHPIRLMQRRRFIRILATSAAGMSLQQLAASTTGLQKVQWQGFALGTTGQLTLFTEDRRKAETCLQACSAEIRRLESIFSLYDHHSELCQLNRDGYLKNPTKDWRRLLAAIEAARKTTEGAFDPSIQRLWKLYQEHFSLYPDSDTGPSQEALDLALQQTGWDKVRHTPELIRLEHAGMQLSLNGIAQGYITDRVSEQLKEAGYTNVLVELGEARAIGSHPKGRPWRMGIKDAKRPDRIIQVTELNNRALATSGSYESRFSKNGQFHHLIHPRTGLPSAQWSSVSVLAPTATEADALSTGLSFLDAAAIERVRTGHPELDIICQA; from the coding sequence ATGGCTGCGCAAGTCACGCCGGCACTCGACCACCCCATCCGCCTGATGCAGCGCCGTCGTTTCATCCGTATTCTCGCCACAAGTGCTGCCGGCATGAGCCTGCAGCAACTGGCCGCATCCACCACCGGACTGCAGAAGGTCCAATGGCAAGGCTTCGCGCTCGGCACTACCGGCCAACTCACCCTTTTTACGGAAGACCGTCGGAAAGCCGAAACTTGCCTCCAGGCATGCTCTGCAGAAATTCGCCGGCTTGAGTCCATATTCAGCCTCTACGACCATCACTCCGAACTCTGCCAGTTGAACCGGGACGGTTACCTGAAAAACCCCACCAAAGACTGGCGACGGCTTCTGGCCGCGATCGAAGCAGCCCGCAAAACTACCGAAGGTGCCTTCGACCCCAGTATACAGAGACTGTGGAAGCTGTATCAGGAGCATTTTTCCCTGTATCCGGATTCGGATACAGGCCCCAGCCAGGAAGCACTGGACCTTGCCCTACAACAAACCGGATGGGACAAAGTACGCCACACCCCGGAATTGATACGGCTTGAGCACGCGGGCATGCAACTCAGCCTCAACGGCATCGCCCAAGGCTACATCACAGACCGTGTCAGCGAACAATTAAAAGAAGCAGGCTACACAAACGTCCTGGTCGAACTGGGCGAAGCGCGAGCCATCGGATCACACCCGAAGGGCCGTCCCTGGCGGATGGGAATCAAAGACGCAAAACGACCGGACCGGATCATCCAAGTCACCGAACTGAACAATCGCGCACTGGCGACCAGCGGAAGTTACGAAAGCCGGTTTTCGAAAAACGGCCAATTTCACCACTTGATCCATCCTCGAACTGGACTGCCGAGTGCACAGTGGAGCAGCGTGAGTGTACTCGCCCCCACCGCAACCGAAGCCGATGCGCTGTCCACCGGGCTCAGTTTCCTCGACGCCGCCGCGATCGAGAGAGTCCGGACCGGACATCCGGAGCTCGACATCATTTGCCAAGCGTAG
- a CDS encoding PepSY-associated TM helix domain-containing protein has product MKLALPRKRTILAWHRWMGIGASLFLAVVALTGLALNHTERLGLDRIQIHSGLILQRYGMATTESIRSYTIQGEHTLSALAGQLFYNTQAICSASAPIGIQEGDPITTVITTDELVYLSPEGELIERVSFLQLPFESLQAVGQSPDGRAVLISEEGNFTPDPNWIEFETYTGRYEVAPLQTKMLAPKEQEALLESFQGSGVTLYRVLLDLHSGRLFGWGGRTLMDLSAVAILLLISSGIFGWLRKSRRHSTTPSA; this is encoded by the coding sequence ATGAAACTCGCCCTCCCCAGAAAACGCACGATCCTGGCCTGGCATCGCTGGATGGGCATCGGCGCCTCGCTCTTTCTCGCAGTGGTCGCCCTCACAGGCCTGGCCTTGAATCACACCGAGCGACTGGGGCTGGACCGGATACAGATCCACTCGGGGCTGATCCTGCAACGCTACGGGATGGCCACAACGGAATCAATCCGTAGCTACACAATCCAAGGCGAGCACACACTCTCCGCCCTCGCGGGCCAACTCTTTTACAACACGCAAGCGATCTGCAGCGCTTCCGCGCCGATCGGCATACAAGAGGGCGATCCGATCACCACCGTCATTACGACCGATGAACTGGTCTATCTCAGCCCGGAGGGTGAACTGATCGAACGGGTCTCTTTCTTGCAGCTACCGTTCGAAAGCTTGCAAGCGGTCGGCCAAAGCCCGGATGGCAGAGCCGTCCTCATCTCGGAGGAAGGAAACTTCACACCGGACCCAAATTGGATCGAGTTTGAAACCTACACCGGTCGCTACGAAGTGGCACCCCTCCAAACGAAGATGCTGGCTCCAAAAGAACAGGAAGCCTTGCTGGAAAGTTTCCAAGGCAGCGGGGTCACTCTCTATCGTGTCCTGCTGGACCTGCACTCCGGACGACTGTTCGGATGGGGCGGGCGCACACTGATGGACCTCAGTGCCGTCGCGATCCTTCTCCTCATCAGTTCAGGTATTTTCGGATGGCTGCGCAAGTCACGCCGGCACTCGACCACCCCATCCGCCTGA